A genome region from Natronosalvus rutilus includes the following:
- a CDS encoding Gfo/Idh/MocA family protein encodes MEFGVLSTAGIAQKALLPAIDSSEHRVGAIASRDAERAESVAEEYGIPRSCGSYDDLLGDSDLDAVYVPLPNALHGEWTKRAADAGLHVLCEKPLAVDADEAREVVAHCDDRDVVLMEAFMYRYHPRTERAIELAREALKDVRSVAASFTFSLRGDPDDVRLNPNLAGGSLMDVGCYPISAARQFLGEPDRVYAHAHDSREAGVDTALTGVLEYDDGATARIASGFDTPKHQRYRVEATNGWLEVDDAFDVPDGALELEYEIDGEHGVETFEPVDQYRLEVEHFARCIETGTRPRTDGDEAVANMHVIDALYESAALEAPVSVE; translated from the coding sequence ATGGAATTTGGCGTGCTGTCGACGGCCGGAATCGCGCAGAAGGCGCTGCTGCCGGCGATCGACTCGAGCGAGCACCGCGTCGGCGCCATCGCCTCCCGCGACGCCGAACGGGCCGAGTCGGTCGCCGAGGAGTACGGTATCCCGCGGTCGTGCGGCTCGTACGACGACCTGCTCGGCGATTCGGACCTGGACGCAGTCTACGTCCCCCTGCCCAACGCACTCCACGGCGAGTGGACGAAGCGCGCGGCCGATGCGGGGCTCCACGTCCTGTGTGAGAAACCGCTCGCCGTCGATGCCGACGAAGCGCGCGAGGTCGTCGCCCACTGTGACGACCGGGACGTCGTCCTGATGGAGGCGTTCATGTACCGCTACCACCCGCGAACCGAGCGGGCGATTGAACTCGCGCGGGAGGCGCTCAAGGACGTGCGCTCGGTCGCCGCGTCGTTCACCTTCTCCCTGCGCGGCGACCCCGACGACGTCCGGCTGAATCCGAACCTCGCTGGTGGGTCGCTCATGGACGTCGGCTGTTATCCCATCTCGGCCGCTCGACAGTTCCTCGGCGAACCCGACCGCGTTTACGCTCACGCCCACGACTCGCGAGAGGCGGGCGTCGACACCGCCCTCACCGGCGTCCTCGAGTACGACGACGGGGCGACGGCGCGAATCGCCTCCGGGTTCGACACGCCGAAACACCAGCGCTACCGCGTCGAGGCGACGAACGGCTGGCTCGAGGTCGACGACGCCTTCGACGTGCCCGACGGCGCCCTCGAACTCGAGTACGAGATTGACGGTGAGCACGGCGTCGAGACGTTTGAACCGGTCGACCAGTACCGACTCGAGGTCGAGCACTTCGCCCGCTGCATCGAGACGGGGACCCGGCCGCGAACCGACGGCGACGAAGCGGTCGCGAACATGCACGTGATCGACGCGCTGTACGAGAGTGCCGCGCTCGAGGCGCCAGTGTCCGTGGAGTGA